A region from the Pithys albifrons albifrons isolate INPA30051 chromosome Z, PitAlb_v1, whole genome shotgun sequence genome encodes:
- the RHOBTB3 gene encoding rho-related BTB domain-containing protein 3, translated as MSVNIVAFGNERDGFSEDNQQPSLIWSYLGRSALISQIDSSLSSSHVGNPVFTEYQACVFGNVRLVVHDCPVWGIFDSDWYTSCRLIGGADVIVIKYSVNDKISFQELKDSYVPMVKKALNHCSVPVIISAIGARKNGVPCTCPLCTSDRRSCVTTSEGVQLAKELGATYLELHTLNDFYIQKYFGGVLEYFMIQSLNQKSSEKMKKRKKTQKSHRVQPPQLEQPEKMPILKGEASHYNADLHNLLCCCQCADVAFYPEDLSTVVEAHKIILCSVSPLFMLLFEVKSPADIPDTSILQMAQSLFAVEPGTAFPPEPHEVVPCIPPVRVVVKDSVFCSCLPDILHFIYSGAFQWERLEEDIKKKLKDPEKTEHVLEKVKCILKTPGKLNPVKDYRSHQIKQLYNTSLRLFFNTPVLADVIFKIQGATVPAHRAVLVARCEVMAAMFNGNYLEANSVLIPVYGVSKDTFLSFLEYLYTDSCCPASILQAMSLLICAEMYQVMRLQHICELYIITQLQSMPSRELASTSLSIVSLLKKAKFHNSDCLSTWLLHFIATNYLIFSQKPEFQELSVEERNFVEMHRWPSNLYLKQLADYRNYIHSQKCHCTVM; from the exons AT gtcTGTTAATATTGTAGCTTTTGGGAATGAAAGAGATGGTTTTTCTGAGGACAACCAGCAGCCCAGCCTGATCTGGAGCTATCTCGGGAGAAGTGCTCTCATTTCCCAGATCGACAGCAGCTTGTCTTCCAGTCACGTTGGAAACCCAGTTTTCACAGAGTATCAAGCCTGCGTGTTTGGAAATGTCAGACTGGTGGTGCACGACTGTCCTGTCTGG ggCATATTTGACAGTGACTGGTACACCTCTTGCAGACTCATTGGAGGAGCTGATGTTATTGTGATTAAATACTCTGTCAATGATAAGATTTCCTTTCAAGAACTAAAGGACAGTTATGTCCCAATGGTAAAAAAAGCATTAAACCACTGCTCGGTTCCAGTAATAATTTCTGCTATTGGTGCAAGAAAAAACG GAGTGCCTTGCACCTGTCCCCTGTGCACTTCAGACAGGAGGAGCTGTGTTACAACCTCTGAGGGAGTTCAGCTTGCAAAGGAACTAGGAGCCACTTACCTGGAACTGCACACTCTTAATGACTTCTACATACAGAAGTACTTTGGAGGAGTG CTGGAATATTTCATGATCCAAAGTTTGAATCAGAAGTCatctgaaaaaatgaagaaaaggaaaaagactcAGAAGAGCCATCGAGTCCAGCCACCTCAGCTTGAACAGCCAG aaaaaatgCCAATCCTGAAGGGTGAAGCCTCTCACTACAATGCAGACCTGCAcaacctgctctgctgctgccagtgtgcTGATGTGGCCTTCTACCCCGAGGACCTCAGCACGGTGGTAGAGGCTCACAAGATCATCCTCTGCTCTGTTAGCCCCCTCTTCATGCTGCTCTTTGAGGTGAAGAGCCCTGCCGACATCCCTGACACTTCTATCCTGCAGATGGCACAGAGTCTTTTCGCGGTGGAGCCAGGGACTGCCTTCCCCCCAGAGCCCCATGAGGTCGTGCCCTGCATCCCACCCGTCAGGGTGGTGGTAAAGGATTCTGTCTTCTGCTCTTGCCTACCAGACATCCTCCACTTTATTTATTCAG GTGCTTTCCAGTGGGAACGATTAGAAGAGGATATAAAAAAGAAGTTGAAGGATCCAGAAAAAACTGAACATGTTCTTGAGAAAGTTAAATGCATCCTGAAAACTCCGGGAAAG ctaaACCCTGTAAAGGACTACAGGTCTCACCAGATAAAACAGCTGTATAATACTTCTCTCAGGCTGTTCTTTAACACACCTGTCCTAGCTGATGTCATCTTCAAAATACAAG GTGCAACTGTACCAGCCCACAGGGCAGTTCTGGTGGCTCGCTGTGAGGTTATGGCAGCTATGTTTAATGGTAATTATCTAGAAGCAAATAGTGTCCTGATTCCAGTGTATGGGGTTTCCAAAGAcactttcctctcctttctggAGTATCTTTATACCGACTCCTGCTGCCCAg CCAGTATTCTCCAAGCTATGTCTCTGTTGATCTGTGCAGAGATGTACCAAGTAATGAGACTTCAGCATATTTGTGAGCTTTATATTATCACACAGCTCCAGAGCATGCCTAGCAGGGAACTGGCATCCACAAGTCTCAGTATTGTTAGCTTGCTCAAAAAAGCTAAG TTTCACAATTCCGATTGCCTGTCAACTTGGCTTCTTCATTTTATTGCCACTAACTACCTCATCTTCAGTCAAAAGCCTGAATTTCAGGAACTTTCAG TCGAGGAGCGCAATTTCGTAGAGATGCATCGATGGCCTTCCAATTTGTACCTGAAGCAGCTTGCTGACTACAGGAACTATATCCACTCTCAGAAATGCCACTGCACAGTAATGTAA